In Solanum stenotomum isolate F172 chromosome 6, ASM1918654v1, whole genome shotgun sequence, one DNA window encodes the following:
- the LOC125868240 gene encoding non-classical arabinogalactan protein 30-like, with protein sequence MAIKIQVILFVSSLLLSFGYGHGPAQPVEMTVVVEGMVYCQSCDTYGSWSLLGAKPIASAKISVICKNYQKRVNFYKAFETNEYGYFYAELRGYKMGHSYLDHPLQSCRVKLVNSPQEKCNVFSNINYGINGAPLRFDDKVIDRSDYKAVIYTAGPLAFRPTDCPPK encoded by the coding sequence ATGGCTATTAAAATCCAAGTTATCCTATTCGTATCGTCACTCCTTCTATCATTCGGGTATGGTCATGGCCCGGCCCAGCCCGTTGAGATGACTGTGGTGGTTGAAGGTATGGTGTACTGTCAAAGTTGTGATACTTATGGATCATGGTCATTATTAGGGGCAAAGCCAATTGCATCTGCTAAAATTAGTGTCATATGCAAAAACTACCAGAAAAGAGTGAATTTTTATAAGGCATTTGAGACAAATGAATATGGTTATTTTTATGCAGAGTTACGAGGTTATAAAATGGGACATTCTTATCTTGATCATCCACTTCAATCTTGTCGTGTGAAATTGGTTAATTCTCCACAAGAAAAATGCAatgtttttagtaatattaattatgGAATCAATGGTGCACCACTAAGATTTGATGATAAAGTTATTGATAGAAGTGATTATAAAGCTGTAATTTATACTGCTGGTCCTTTGGCTTTTCGACCAACAGACTGCCCTCCAAAATAA
- the LOC125867700 gene encoding probable methyltransferase PMT23 produces the protein MAISSMKNLFKERKIPFLFSFFLLLIFVTFILISNSQKSPVFLATDISQHHSERPISSNPIISQTQLNPITKDSNPSEDFGLNDTKNDELGVENFDWKLCKGAVAVDYIPCLDNSEAIKALKSRRHMEHRERHCPDPSPRCLIPLPDGYKLPVPWPKSRDMIWYNNVPHPKLVEYKKDQNWVVKSGDYLVFPGGGTQFKDGVTNYIESIQKTFPEIDWGKHIRVILDVGCGVASFGGYLLDKNVITMSLAPKDEHEAQIQFALERGIPATLSVIGTQKLAFPDNAYDMIHCARCRVHWDGDGGKPLMELNRILRPGGFFVWSATPVYRDDERDKKVWKAMVALTEAICWKVVKKTFFDSAGVGLVIYQKPVSSSCYENRRENNPRLCDQNNRSNSSWYASLDSCLVPLPTSSSGNTYEWPTPWPQRLNNKPERLSQKTDNEDIFDEDTKHWAALVSDVYLGGLSINWSSVRNVMDMNAGYGGFASAIIDRPLWVMNVVPISEPDTLSIIFDRGLIGIYHDWCESFNTYPRTYDLLHSSFLFGNLTQRCDVVEVVVEMDRIVRPGGYVLVQDTMPMLNKLSSILQSLHWSVNLQQEQFLVAKKGFWRPHDKVRK, from the exons ATGGCCATATCATCAATGAAAAACCTCTTCAAAGAACGCAAAATCCCATTTTTGttctcctttttccttttactAATCTTCGTCACTTTCATCCTCATATCAAACTCACAAAAATCCCCTGTTTTCCTAGCCACCGACATTTCTCAGCACCATTCTGAGAGACCCATTTCTTCAAATCCGATAATTTCACAAACCCAATTGAATCCAATCACTAAGGATTCAAACCCATCTGAGGATTTTGGATTGAACGATACGAAAAACGATGAATTGGGTGTGGAGAATTTTGATTGGAAGCTGTGTAAGGGTGCAGTTGCAGTTGATTATATACCTTGTCTTGATAATTCGGAGGCTATAAAAGCGCTGAAATCGAGGAGGCATATGGAGCATAGAGAGAGGCATTGTCCTGACCCAAGTCCTAGGTGTTTGATTCCACTGCCTGATGGGTATAAACTGCCAGTTCCATGGCCTAAGAGCAGGGACATG ATATGGTATAACAACGTTCCTCATCCTAAGCTTGTGGAATATAAGAAGGACCAGAATTGGGTGGTCAAATCTGGTGATTATCTTGTTTTTCCTGGTGGTGGAACACAGTTCAAGGATGGAGTGACTAACTATATCGAGTCAATTCAAAAG ACTTTTCCAGAAATTGACTGGGGAAAGCATATAAGGGTCATTTTAGATGTTGGCTGTGGTGTTGCTAGCTTTGGTGGGTATTTGCTGGATAAAAATGTCATTACCATGTCACTTGCACCAAAGGATGAACATGAGGCTCAGATACAGTTTGCACTCGAACGTGGAATTCCTGCTACTCTCTCAGTCATTGGAACTCAAAAGCTGGCGTTTCCAGATAATGCATATGATATGATTCATTGTGCAAGATGCAGGGTTCATTGGGATGGAGATG GAGGGAAACCATTGATGGAACTTAACAGGATACTTAGGCCTGGAGGGTTTTTCGTATGGTCAGCAACGCCCGTTTACCGAGATGACGAAAGAGATAAGAAAGTCTGGAAAG CTATGGTTGCACTAACTGAAGCAATATGCTGGAAGGTGGTGAAGAAGACTTTTTTTGACTCAGCTGGTGTCGGGCTAGTTATATATCAAAAGCCGGTTTCATCTTCCTGCTATGAGAACCGCAGAGAAAATAATCCACGTCTATGTGACCAGAACAATAGATCAAATAGTTCATG GTATGCGTCTCTGGACAGCTGCCTTGTACCACTCCCCACGAGCAGCAGTGGCAATACATATGAGTGGCCTACACCCTGGCCCCAGAGGCTCAACAATAAACCTGAACGCTTATCCCAAAAAACAGATAATGAAGATATTTTTGATGAGGACACAAAACATTGGGCAGCGTTGGTCTCAGATGTTTACCTTGGAGGCCTTTCTATTAATTGGTCAAGCGTGAGGAACGTGATGGACATGAATGCTGGTTATGGAGG GTTTGCCTCAGCAATCATTGATCGACCCCTCTGGGTAATGAATGTCGTTCCCATCAGTGAGCCAGATACTCTCTCCATTATCTTTGACAGAGGGCTGATTGGTATATACCACGACTGGTGCGAGTCCTTCAATACCTATCCTCGGACATATGATCTTCTGCATTCCAGCTTCCTCTTCGGAAATTTAACTCAAAG ATGCGACGTGGTGGAAGTAGTTGTGGAGATGGATAGAATAGTGAGACCAGGCGGATATGTTTTAGTTCAAGACACAATGCCAATGCTTAACAAGCTTAGCTCAATTCTTCAATCACTTCATTGGTCAGTAAATCTGCAGCAAGAACAGTTTCTTGTTGCTAAAAAAGGCTTTTGGCGTCCACATGACAAAGTCAGAAAGTGA